The following DNA comes from Hemibagrus wyckioides isolate EC202008001 linkage group LG05, SWU_Hwy_1.0, whole genome shotgun sequence.
CTCCTAATCTGCCTCCAGCTCAGCATAGAGAGGATGAGAAGGATTATCCATGATAGCTTTCAGCATTCCTCTCATCCTTACCTCAGTCACTGCCTCCTAAGAAGTACTGACTTGAGAATCTGTTGATCTGTTTTCAGATACCTAAAGCAGGAGTCACCTGAGGAATGGACGTTGCAGAGATTAGCCGAGGGTTTCTCCGTCAGCACCAACGTCATCTACAGAGTCCTTCGCAGCAAGTTCACCCCTCCTCCAGAGCGGAGGCTTAAACAGGACACCAAAGTGTTAACCAAAGTCAGACAGCTTTCCCTCGAAGACGGTAAAACCATCCAGTCACGGAAGGACCAATCACAACTGCCTTTATCCACCGGCTCTGTACCAGCTTTGATTTCCTCCGGGACCACAAGCGTAGTCACTGCCCTGACCAGTGGAGCTCTGACACCTGCAGAGTGTACGACAGGACTGGTTCCAGCTGCTGCTAACGTTCCATCACCTTCAATAAGGACAGCTCAGATATCAACAGTGGCTCAGGGGACATTACAGGAGCAGCCTGCTGTGAAGCATGAGCCTACTGATGTTAAAGAGAGCAGTGTAGAAATGGAGGATGAAGGGGAGTGGGAT
Coding sequences within:
- the ngrn gene encoding neugrin, translated to MVTPLRLVSSVAVKLASLPLLICRHASRSARGWTGSATRSNPLSGNRRTEQHEISEDDLDMDEVESKLEALVKKERKREKSAKFHKIRQKLGSPGAPERQLSWDAIQQIRYLKQESPEEWTLQRLAEGFSVSTNVIYRVLRSKFTPPPERRLKQDTKVLTKVRQLSLEDGKTIQSRKDQSQLPLSTGSVPALISSGTTSVVTALTSGALTPAECTTGLVPAAANVPSPSIRTAQISTVAQGTLQEQPAVKHEPTDVKESSVEMEDEGEWDGVVFTDEELEELVHTLKENPSVVEQKGREFYDSDGNFLYRV